A genome region from Streptomyces xanthophaeus includes the following:
- a CDS encoding TetR/AcrR family transcriptional regulator: MAQDTGRTERTGQTGQAGRTGRTERKASKGAARGTYAVGDARRQKILDTAVEHFAQWGFNASSLARIAADCGITQGGLLHHFRGKEDLLLSVLAQSERHDVERLFSEPAGSVAAHFATVVELAADNERRPGIVRMFNTLVGESGNPEHPAHAYFTQRYDRVLGYTVDLLEAGVGRGELRPDTDCGAVGREILAVMDGLQIQWVLAPGNVDMPARLRGFLDRLLRDISATP; this comes from the coding sequence ATGGCACAGGACACGGGGCGCACGGAGCGGACCGGGCAGACCGGGCAGGCCGGGCGGACCGGGCGGACGGAGCGCAAGGCCTCGAAGGGTGCGGCCCGGGGGACCTACGCGGTGGGCGACGCCCGGCGGCAGAAGATCCTCGACACCGCCGTCGAGCACTTCGCGCAGTGGGGCTTCAACGCGTCCTCGCTGGCCCGCATCGCCGCCGACTGCGGCATCACCCAGGGCGGACTGCTGCACCACTTCCGCGGCAAGGAGGACCTGCTGCTCTCGGTCCTCGCCCAGAGCGAGCGGCACGACGTGGAGCGGCTCTTCAGCGAGCCCGCCGGGTCGGTCGCCGCCCACTTCGCCACCGTCGTGGAACTCGCCGCCGACAACGAGCGGCGGCCCGGCATCGTCCGGATGTTCAACACCCTGGTCGGCGAGTCCGGCAACCCGGAGCACCCGGCGCACGCGTACTTCACCCAGCGCTACGACCGGGTACTCGGCTACACCGTCGACCTGCTGGAAGCGGGCGTCGGCCGCGGCGAACTGCGCCCGGACACCGACTGCGGGGCCGTCGGCCGGGAGATCCTCGCCGTCATGGACGGCCTGCAGATCCAGTGGGTGCTGGCGCCCGGAAACGTGGACATGCCGGCCCGGCTGCGCGGATTCCTGGACCGGCTGCTGCGGGACATCTCGGCCACGCCCTGA
- a CDS encoding glycoside hydrolase family 3 protein, with product MNATPDYQDAALPVDRRVEDLLARMTLEEKAGQLFHSMLMMNADGTPVTETDGSMLPFTTPELIEDRHLTHFNLLGTYGPREMARWQNAVQEMAAATRLGIPVTLSTDPRHTFTDNIGASFNSGAFSAWPEALGLAAIGDPELVHRFADTVRREYLAVGFRVALHPQIDLASEPRWARQSGTFGSDARLTGELVAAYVRGLQGPALGPGSVSAMVKHFPGGGPQKDGEDPHFAHGKEQVYPGGMREHHLEPFKAAIAAGCAQMMPYYGQPIGTDWEEVGFGFNRGVVTGLLREELGFEGIVCSDWGLLNDATIFGQVHPARAWGLEHLSVAERAARGLEAGCDQFGGEQCPEVIVELVRSGRVAESRIDESVRRLLREKFALGLFEDPYVDPDAAAEIVGRSDFTALGAAAQRRSLTVLTNRDGLLPLAAGPKLYVRNVDAAVAAGYGEVVADPADADLAVLRLRTPHEPRENIFESYFHSGSLAFPEPELAQILALLDQVPTLVCINLERAAVIPEIAERAAALIADYGAGDAALLDVAFGRATPGGRLPFELPRSMKAVEASRPDVPNDTLDPVFPHGRGLTLQRP from the coding sequence ATGAACGCGACGCCCGACTACCAAGACGCTGCGCTGCCCGTCGACCGCCGCGTGGAGGACCTGCTCGCCAGGATGACCCTGGAGGAGAAGGCCGGCCAGCTCTTCCACTCGATGCTGATGATGAACGCGGACGGCACCCCGGTCACCGAGACCGACGGCTCGATGCTCCCCTTCACCACGCCCGAGCTGATCGAGGACCGCCACCTCACCCACTTCAACCTGCTCGGCACCTACGGGCCCCGCGAGATGGCCCGGTGGCAGAACGCCGTCCAGGAGATGGCCGCGGCCACCCGCCTCGGCATCCCGGTCACCCTCTCCACCGACCCGCGCCACACCTTCACCGACAACATCGGGGCGTCCTTCAACTCCGGCGCCTTCTCCGCCTGGCCGGAGGCCCTGGGCCTGGCCGCCATCGGCGACCCCGAGCTCGTCCACCGGTTCGCGGACACCGTCCGCCGCGAGTACCTCGCCGTCGGCTTCCGCGTCGCCCTGCACCCGCAGATCGACCTGGCCAGCGAGCCCCGCTGGGCCCGCCAGTCCGGCACCTTCGGCTCCGACGCCCGGCTGACGGGCGAGCTCGTGGCGGCGTACGTACGCGGCCTGCAGGGCCCGGCCCTCGGACCCGGGTCGGTGTCCGCGATGGTCAAGCACTTCCCCGGCGGCGGCCCGCAGAAGGACGGCGAGGACCCGCACTTCGCGCACGGCAAGGAGCAGGTCTACCCGGGCGGCATGCGCGAGCACCACCTGGAGCCGTTCAAGGCGGCGATCGCCGCCGGGTGCGCGCAGATGATGCCGTACTACGGCCAGCCGATCGGCACGGACTGGGAAGAGGTCGGCTTCGGCTTCAACAGGGGCGTGGTCACCGGCCTGCTCCGCGAGGAGCTCGGCTTCGAGGGCATCGTCTGCAGCGACTGGGGGCTGCTCAACGACGCGACGATCTTCGGGCAGGTGCATCCGGCGCGCGCGTGGGGCCTGGAGCACCTGAGCGTGGCCGAGCGGGCGGCGCGGGGCCTGGAGGCCGGCTGCGACCAGTTCGGCGGCGAGCAGTGCCCCGAGGTGATCGTGGAGCTGGTCCGATCGGGCCGCGTCGCGGAGTCCCGGATCGACGAGTCGGTGCGCCGCCTGCTGCGGGAGAAGTTCGCGCTCGGTCTGTTCGAGGACCCGTACGTGGATCCGGACGCGGCGGCCGAGATCGTCGGCCGGTCCGACTTCACGGCCCTGGGGGCCGCGGCCCAGCGCCGCTCCCTCACCGTCCTGACCAACCGGGACGGCCTGCTCCCGCTCGCCGCGGGGCCGAAGCTGTACGTGCGCAACGTGGACGCGGCCGTCGCCGCCGGGTACGGCGAGGTCGTCGCCGACCCGGCCGACGCGGATCTCGCCGTGCTGCGGCTGCGGACCCCGCACGAGCCGCGCGAGAACATCTTCGAGTCCTACTTCCACTCGGGTTCGCTGGCCTTCCCCGAGCCGGAGCTGGCGCAGATCCTGGCCCTCCTGGACCAGGTCCCGACCCTGGTCTGCATCAACCTGGAGCGGGCCGCCGTCATCCCGGAGATCGCCGAGCGCGCGGCGGCCCTGATCGCCGACTACGGGGCCGGCGACGCCGCTCTGCTGGACGTGGCCTTCGGCCGCGCCACCCCCGGGGGCCGCCTCCCCTTCGAGCTCCCGCGCTCGATGAAGGCCGTCGAGGCCTCCCGCCCCGATGTGCCGAACGACACCCTCGACCCGGTCTTCCCGCACGGCCGCGGGCTGACCCTCCAGCGCCCGTAG
- a CDS encoding response regulator transcription factor encodes MEQTHTTHQSAAATPGAQRRVLVVEDDHTIAEAIAARLRAEGFQVQTAGDGPSAVTAAETWLPELLVLDIMLPGFDGLEVCRRVQAQRPVPVLMLTARDDETDLLVGLGVGADDYMTKPFSMRELAARVHVLLRRVERATMAAHTPRGATLRLGDLEIDHAQRRVRVHTEDVHLTPTEFDLLVCLAGTPRAVLSREQLLAEVWDWADASGTRTVDSHIKALRRKIGAERIRTVHGVGYALETPAQA; translated from the coding sequence ATGGAACAGACACACACCACCCATCAGAGCGCCGCGGCGACACCCGGCGCCCAGCGGCGTGTGCTGGTCGTCGAGGACGACCACACCATCGCCGAGGCCATCGCGGCCCGTCTGCGCGCCGAGGGCTTCCAGGTGCAGACCGCGGGCGACGGCCCCTCGGCCGTCACGGCGGCCGAGACCTGGCTGCCCGAGCTGCTGGTCCTCGACATCATGCTGCCCGGCTTCGACGGCCTGGAGGTCTGCCGCCGGGTCCAGGCCCAGCGGCCCGTGCCGGTCCTCATGCTCACCGCGCGTGACGACGAGACCGACCTGCTGGTCGGACTCGGGGTCGGCGCGGACGACTACATGACCAAGCCGTTCTCGATGCGCGAGCTGGCCGCCCGGGTCCACGTCCTGCTGCGGCGCGTGGAGCGGGCCACCATGGCCGCGCACACCCCGCGCGGTGCCACCCTGCGCCTGGGCGACCTGGAGATCGACCACGCCCAGCGCCGGGTCCGGGTGCACACCGAGGACGTGCACCTGACCCCCACCGAGTTCGACCTGCTGGTGTGCCTGGCCGGGACCCCGCGGGCGGTGCTCTCCCGGGAGCAGCTGCTGGCCGAGGTGTGGGACTGGGCCGACGCGTCCGGGACCCGTACGGTCGACAGCCACATCAAGGCCCTGCGCCGCAAGATCGGGGCGGAGCGGATCCGTACGGTCCACGGCGTCGGGTACGCCCTGGAGACCCCGGCCCAGGCATGA
- a CDS encoding HAMP domain-containing sensor histidine kinase, translating into MSGPPNRQRLRQRPPAGLRPFSPFSIKTKLGTLVVVSVFITTGLLLVALRTDTELRFITVFSVIASMLITQFVAHSLTAPLDDMTTVARAISHGDFTRRVRGAGRRDELGDLASTINLMADDLEAVDRHRKELVANVSHELRTPIAALRAVLENVVDGVSAADPETMRTMLKQTERLGGLVETLLDLSRVDNGVVPLRARRFEVWPYLSGVLKESRLAAAGRPGLLSGSGGHTRNDVHLHLDVFPPELWAHADAERLHQVVANLIDNAVKHSPPHGRVTVRARTGDAPGSLVLEVRDEGPGIPEAERHRVFERFNRGSARGGDGGTGLGLAIARWAVELHGGRIGVAESSRGCRILVTLPGSS; encoded by the coding sequence ATGAGCGGCCCGCCGAACCGGCAGCGGCTGCGGCAACGGCCTCCTGCGGGGCTGCGGCCCTTCTCGCCGTTCTCGATCAAGACCAAGCTGGGCACGCTCGTGGTGGTCTCGGTCTTCATCACGACGGGCCTGCTGCTGGTGGCCCTGCGCACCGACACCGAGCTGCGCTTCATCACGGTCTTCTCGGTGATCGCCTCGATGCTGATCACCCAGTTCGTGGCGCACAGCCTGACGGCGCCGCTGGACGACATGACGACGGTGGCCCGCGCGATATCCCACGGCGATTTCACCCGGCGGGTACGCGGGGCGGGGCGCCGCGACGAGCTGGGCGACCTGGCCTCCACCATCAACCTGATGGCGGACGACCTGGAGGCCGTGGACCGGCACCGCAAGGAGCTCGTCGCCAATGTCTCGCACGAGCTGCGCACGCCGATCGCGGCACTGCGGGCCGTGCTGGAGAACGTGGTGGACGGGGTCTCGGCCGCCGATCCGGAGACCATGCGCACGATGCTCAAGCAGACCGAGCGGCTCGGCGGGCTCGTGGAGACCCTGCTGGACCTGTCCCGGGTGGACAACGGCGTGGTCCCGCTGCGCGCCCGCCGCTTCGAGGTGTGGCCGTACCTGTCGGGCGTGCTGAAGGAATCGCGGCTGGCGGCCGCCGGCCGGCCGGGGCTCCTCTCCGGTTCGGGCGGGCACACCCGCAACGACGTGCACCTGCACCTGGACGTCTTCCCGCCCGAGCTGTGGGCGCACGCGGACGCCGAGCGACTGCACCAGGTGGTCGCAAATCTGATCGACAACGCCGTCAAGCACAGCCCTCCGCACGGCCGGGTCACGGTTCGCGCCCGGACCGGCGACGCGCCCGGAAGCCTGGTGCTGGAGGTACGGGACGAGGGCCCGGGCATCCCCGAGGCGGAGCGCCACCGCGTCTTCGAGCGGTTCAACCGGGGCAGCGCGCGCGGCGGCGACGGAGGCACCGGACTGGGCCTGGCGATCGCCCGCTGGGCCGTGGAACTGCACGGAGGCCGGATCGGAGTGGCCGAATCGTCACGCGGCTGCCGCATCCTCGTCACGCTTCCGGGCAGCTCGTAG
- a CDS encoding multifunctional oxoglutarate decarboxylase/oxoglutarate dehydrogenase thiamine pyrophosphate-binding subunit/dihydrolipoyllysine-residue succinyltransferase subunit: MSPQSPSNSSTTTEAAEGGKNPASGFGANEWLVDEIYQQYLQDPNSVDRAWWDFFADYKPGGAVAPVKSDGPQKPATTDGASAQAATTVTAGPQATDAAATGAARAAAPAPTPAASTGSTGAAAAAPAPAPVSAPAPAPATPSGAPAVTVTSQAPAAAPAAPAPSAVAPQKAAPATEAPAGPELVTLRGPAAAVAKNMNASLDVPTATSVRAVPVKLLFDNRIVINNHLKRARGGKISFTHLIGYAMVQAIKAMPSMNYSFAEKDGKPTLVKPDHVNFGLAIDLVKPNGDRQLVVAGIKKAETLNFFEFWQAYEDIVRRARVGKLTMDDFTGVTCSLTNPGGLGTVHSVPRLMPGQSVIMGVGSMDYPAEFQGTSQDTLNKLGISKVMTLTSTYDHRVIQGAASGEFLRIVANLLLGEDGFYDAVFESLRIPYEPVRWNRDIDASHDDDVTKAARVFELIHSYRVRGHVMADTDPLEYKQRKHPDLDITEHGLTLWDLEREFAVGGFSGKSMMKLRDILGVLRDSYCRTTGVEFMHIQDPKQRRWIQDRIERPHSKPEREEQLRILRRLNAAEAFETFLQTKYVGQKRFSLEGGESVIPLLDAVIDSAAEARLEEVVIGMAHRGRLNVLANIVGKSYAQIFREFEGNLDPKSMHGSGDVKYHLGAEGTFTGLDGEQIKVSLVANPSHLEAVDPVLEGVARAKQDVINKGGTDFTVLPLALHGDAAFAGQGVVAETLNMSQLRGYRTGGTVHVVINNQVGFTAAPESSRSSMYATDVARMIEAPIFHVNGDDPEAVVRVARLAFEFRQAFNKDVVIDLICYRRRGHNESDNPAFTQPLMYDLIDKKRSVRKLYTESLIGRGDITLEEAEQALQDFQGQLEKVFAEVREAATQPAVAAPAAPAPSADFPVAVNTAISQDVVKRIAESQVTIPEGVTVHPRLLPQLQRRAAMIDEGTIDWGMGETLAFGSLLMEGTPVRLSGQDSRRGTFGQRHAVLIDRETGEDYTPLLYLSEDQARYNVYDSLLSEYAAMGFEYGYSLARPDALVLWEAQFGDFVNGAQTVVDEFISSAEQKWGQTSGVTLLLPHGYEGQGPDHSSARPERFLQMCAQDNMTVAMPTLPSNYFHLLRWQVHNPHHKPLIVFTPKSMLRLKAAASKAEEFTTGSFRPVIGDTTVDANAVRKVVFCAGKVYYDLEAEREKRGITDTAIIRIERLYPLAGAELQAEIAKFPNAAKYIWAQEEPANQGAWPFIALNLIDHLDLAVGAEVPSGERLRRISRPHGSSPAVGSAKRHQAEQQLLLNEVFEA; this comes from the coding sequence GTGTCGCCACAGTCCCCCAGTAACTCGAGCACCACGACCGAAGCAGCAGAGGGCGGGAAGAACCCTGCCTCAGGCTTCGGCGCCAATGAGTGGCTCGTCGACGAGATCTATCAGCAGTACCTCCAGGACCCGAATTCGGTCGACCGGGCCTGGTGGGACTTCTTCGCCGACTACAAGCCGGGTGGCGCTGTCGCTCCGGTGAAGTCGGACGGTCCCCAGAAGCCCGCGACGACGGACGGCGCCTCCGCACAGGCCGCCACCACCGTCACCGCGGGGCCGCAGGCCACCGACGCCGCCGCCACGGGGGCGGCGCGCGCCGCAGCCCCTGCCCCGACACCCGCTGCGAGCACCGGCTCCACTGGAGCGGCTGCCGCCGCGCCAGCGCCTGCGCCTGTGTCAGCTCCTGCCCCTGCTCCTGCCACCCCCTCTGGTGCCCCTGCTGTGACTGTCACCTCCCAGGCCCCGGCCGCCGCACCGGCCGCGCCCGCCCCCTCCGCCGTAGCCCCCCAGAAGGCCGCGCCCGCCACCGAGGCCCCCGCGGGCCCCGAGCTGGTGACGCTCCGCGGCCCGGCGGCTGCCGTCGCCAAGAACATGAACGCCTCCCTCGACGTGCCGACGGCCACCTCCGTCCGCGCCGTCCCGGTGAAGCTGCTGTTCGACAACCGCATCGTCATCAACAACCACCTCAAGCGCGCCCGGGGCGGGAAGATCTCCTTCACGCACCTGATCGGCTACGCGATGGTGCAGGCGATCAAGGCCATGCCGTCGATGAACTACTCCTTCGCGGAGAAGGACGGCAAGCCGACCCTGGTCAAGCCCGACCACGTGAACTTCGGCCTCGCCATCGACCTGGTGAAGCCCAACGGCGACCGCCAGCTCGTCGTCGCCGGCATCAAGAAGGCCGAGACCCTCAACTTCTTCGAGTTCTGGCAGGCCTACGAGGACATCGTCCGCCGCGCCCGCGTCGGCAAGCTGACGATGGACGACTTCACCGGCGTGACGTGCTCCCTCACCAACCCCGGCGGCCTGGGCACCGTCCACTCCGTGCCCCGCCTGATGCCCGGACAGTCGGTCATCATGGGCGTCGGCTCCATGGACTACCCGGCCGAGTTCCAGGGCACCTCGCAGGACACCCTGAACAAGCTGGGCATCTCGAAGGTCATGACCCTGACCTCGACCTACGACCACCGGGTCATCCAGGGTGCGGCCTCCGGCGAGTTCCTGCGCATCGTCGCGAACCTGCTGCTCGGCGAGGACGGCTTCTACGACGCCGTCTTCGAGTCGCTGCGCATCCCGTACGAGCCCGTCCGCTGGAACCGGGACATCGACGCCTCGCACGACGACGACGTCACGAAGGCCGCCCGCGTCTTCGAGCTGATCCACTCCTACCGGGTCCGCGGCCACGTCATGGCCGACACCGACCCGCTGGAGTACAAGCAGCGCAAGCACCCCGACCTCGACATCACCGAGCACGGCCTCACCCTGTGGGACCTGGAGCGCGAGTTCGCGGTCGGCGGCTTCTCCGGCAAGTCGATGATGAAGCTGCGCGACATCCTCGGCGTGCTGCGCGACTCGTACTGCCGTACCACCGGCGTCGAGTTCATGCACATCCAGGACCCGAAGCAGCGCCGCTGGATCCAGGACCGCATCGAGCGCCCGCACTCCAAGCCGGAGCGCGAGGAGCAGCTGCGCATCCTGCGCCGGCTGAACGCGGCGGAGGCCTTCGAGACCTTCCTGCAGACGAAGTACGTCGGCCAGAAGCGCTTCTCCCTGGAGGGCGGCGAGTCCGTCATCCCGCTGCTCGACGCCGTCATCGACTCGGCCGCCGAGGCCCGCCTCGAAGAGGTCGTCATCGGCATGGCCCACCGCGGCCGCCTGAACGTGCTCGCGAACATCGTCGGCAAGTCGTACGCGCAGATCTTCCGCGAGTTCGAGGGCAACCTCGACCCGAAGTCCATGCACGGCTCCGGCGACGTCAAGTACCACCTGGGCGCCGAGGGCACCTTCACCGGCCTGGACGGCGAGCAGATCAAGGTCTCGCTCGTCGCGAACCCCTCGCACCTGGAGGCGGTCGACCCGGTCCTGGAGGGTGTCGCCCGCGCCAAGCAGGACGTCATCAACAAGGGCGGCACGGACTTCACGGTCCTCCCGCTCGCGCTCCACGGCGACGCGGCCTTCGCGGGCCAGGGTGTGGTCGCCGAGACGCTGAACATGTCGCAGCTGCGCGGCTACCGCACCGGCGGCACCGTGCACGTGGTCATCAACAACCAGGTCGGCTTCACCGCCGCCCCGGAGTCCTCGCGTTCCTCGATGTACGCGACCGACGTGGCCCGCATGATCGAGGCGCCGATCTTCCACGTGAACGGTGACGACCCGGAAGCGGTCGTCCGCGTGGCCCGTCTGGCCTTCGAGTTCCGCCAGGCGTTCAACAAGGACGTGGTCATCGACCTCATCTGCTACCGCCGCCGCGGCCACAACGAGTCCGACAACCCGGCCTTCACGCAGCCGCTGATGTACGACCTGATCGACAAGAAGCGCTCGGTGCGCAAGCTCTACACCGAGTCCCTCATCGGTCGTGGCGACATCACGCTGGAAGAGGCCGAGCAGGCGCTCCAGGACTTCCAGGGCCAGCTGGAGAAGGTCTTCGCGGAGGTCCGCGAGGCCGCCACGCAGCCTGCGGTCGCCGCGCCGGCCGCCCCGGCCCCGTCCGCCGACTTCCCGGTCGCCGTGAACACCGCGATCTCCCAGGACGTCGTCAAGCGGATTGCCGAGTCCCAGGTCACCATCCCCGAGGGCGTCACCGTCCACCCGCGTCTGCTGCCGCAGCTGCAGCGCCGCGCGGCGATGATCGACGAGGGCACCATCGACTGGGGCATGGGCGAGACCCTCGCCTTCGGCTCGCTGCTGATGGAGGGCACCCCGGTCCGGCTGTCCGGCCAGGACTCCCGCCGCGGCACCTTCGGCCAGCGCCACGCGGTCCTCATCGACCGGGAGACGGGCGAGGACTACACCCCGCTCCTCTACCTGTCCGAGGACCAGGCCCGCTACAACGTCTACGACTCGCTGCTCTCCGAGTACGCGGCCATGGGCTTCGAGTACGGCTACTCGCTGGCCCGTCCGGACGCGCTGGTCCTCTGGGAGGCCCAGTTCGGTGACTTCGTCAACGGCGCGCAGACCGTCGTCGACGAGTTCATCTCCTCGGCCGAGCAGAAGTGGGGCCAGACCTCCGGCGTCACGCTGCTCCTCCCGCACGGCTACGAGGGCCAGGGCCCGGACCACTCGTCCGCGCGTCCCGAGCGCTTCCTCCAGATGTGCGCGCAGGACAACATGACGGTGGCCATGCCCACCCTCCCGTCGAACTACTTCCACCTGCTGCGCTGGCAGGTCCACAACCCGCACCACAAGCCGCTCATCGTCTTCACCCCGAAGTCGATGCTGCGTCTGAAGGCCGCGGCGTCGAAGGCGGAGGAGTTCACGACCGGTTCGTTCCGTCCGGTCATCGGTGACACCACGGTGGACGCGAACGCGGTCCGCAAGGTCGTCTTCTGCGCCGGCAAGGTCTACTACGACCTGGAGGCCGAGCGCGAGAAGCGCGGCATCACGGACACCGCGATCATCCGCATCGAGCGGCTGTACCCGCTGGCGGGCGCGGAACTCCAGGCGGAGATCGCCAAGTTCCCGAACGCGGCGAAGTACATCTGGGCCCAGGAAGAGCCGGCGAACCAGGGTGCGTGGCCGTTCATCGCGCTGAACCTGATCGACCACCTCGACCTGGCGGTCGGCGCGGAGGTCCCGTCGGGCGAGCGCCTGCGGCGCATCTCGCGCCCGCACGGCTCGTCGCCGGCGGTGGGCTCCGCGAAGCGCCACCAGGCGGAGCAGCAGCTCCTGCTGAACGAGGTCTTCGAGGCGTAA